GGGCGTGCACTCAACGTTCTTCCGTCCGACATTCTTGTCGTTCCTTTTCTTGGCGGCCACACGGGCGGTCCGCAATCAGGTCGCATGGGAGGTGCAACCGGCTCGCATGGCGGGACAAGCGCCATGGCTTACTGAACGAAACCGATGCAACGCTGCATCAGTTCCGGTTCCTATCTAGTCATCATTCTTGCGTTCGGTCATCCCCAAAATCTTCAATTTCCGGTGAAGTGCCGAACGCTCCATCCCGATAAAGCTAGCGGTCTTCGAGATGTTGCCGGAAAAGCGGCGGATCTGGATCCCGAGATACTCCCGTTCGAAGTTCTCCCGCGCCTCGCGCAGCGGCACGCCCATCAGGGTCGACATGCCCGTTCCACCGCCGATCTTGCCGCTGGTGACTTCGGCCGGCAGCATGTCGGGTTGCACCTCTTCGATCCGGTCGCGCGGGGACAGGATGACCGTCCGCTCGACGACATTGCGAAGCTGGCGGACATTCCCCGGCCATTCATACGCCTGCAGCGCTGCCATGGCCTCCTGCGTGATTTGGGGGGGACGTATGCCCTGCTCGGAGGCGTAGCGGGTGAAGAAATGCTCCGCGAGCGCAGGCACGTCGTCGCGTCTTTCCGCCAGCGATGGGATCGTCACCGGCACGACGTTCAGGCGATAGAACAGGTCTTCGCGGAACCGCTTGTCTTCGATTTCCTGCTGGAGGTCGCGGGACGTCGACGATACGACACGCACATCCACCCCGATCTGGCGTGACCCGCCGACGCGCACGAAGCTCTGCTCGGTCAGCACCCGCAGGATGCGTGCCTGGGTTGCCAGCGGCATGTCGGCAACCTCGTCGAGATAGAGCGTACCCCCGTCGGCCTTTTCCAGCAGGCCTGCCCGAACCAGCTTTCCATCCGCTTCCTCGCCGAAGAGCTCGTGTTCGAACCGTTCGGACGTGATGCGAGCCGAATTGACCGTCACGAAAGCGTGGTTGGCCCTGGGGCTCCATGCATGAAGCAGCCGGGCGGCCACTTCCTTGCCAGCACCCGCAGGTCCGGTCACCAGAACCCTGCTGCCGGTGTTCGCGACACGCTTCAGCGTAGCGCGGACCTGGTTGATCGCGGTCGAGTTGCCGGTGAACTCGTCGCTTGCCGATTGCCCTTCACGCAGCTGGACATTCTCGCGGCGAAGACGCTCCGTCTCCGTCGCCCGGCCTACCAGCATGAGGAGGCGCTCCGCCTCGAAAGGCTTTTCCAGGAAGTCCATCGCGCCGCGCGAAACCGCCGAGACTGCCGTATCGATATTCCCGTGGCCCGAGAAGATGATCACGGGGAGTTCGGGTTCGCGCTGCTTGATCGCGTCAAGCACCTCCAGGCCGTCCATTTTGCTGCCATGCAGCCAGACATCCAGCAGCACGAGGCTGGGCCGTCTCTCGTCGATCATCTCCAGCGCGCTGTCGCTGTCGCCTGCGGTGCGGCAGTCGAAGCCCTCGTCGCTGAGGACCCCGGAAACCAGGTCGCGAATATCTTTTTCGTCGTCGACTACGAGAATTTCGAGAGCCATCAGGCATCCATCCTTGCGTGCAGTGTCATCTGTGTCTCGCCAAGTGTCATGTGCATGTTCGGGCAGTTCATTCCGCGGCCTCCTGCCCGGCCATCTGCGGCTGGCGGGCGAAACGCATGGAAACGCGCGTTCCGGTGTCTCCGTGATCGGCGCGGGCGAAACTCATCGCGCCGCCATGTTCCTCGACAATCTTGTTCACGATGGCGAGACCGAGACCGGTGCCCTTCTCGCGCGTCGTCACATAGGGTTCGAGCAGGCTTTCGCTTTCCATGGGCAGGCCGATACCATTGTCTTCGACAGCAATATCGAGCCAGTTGGCATCTGCGGTCACAGTTACCGCGACGCGTCCGCGAAAGTCAGGTTCCGCAGCCCCTTCCCGCGCATCGATGGCTTCGGCTGCGTTTTTCAGTACGTTGGTCATCGCTTGGCCGAACTGGTGGCGATCGCAGGCGATCTCGATCTGTCCGGCGTCTCTGGCATCGAACCGGAAATCGATTTCGGGATGCGCCACTTCCTGCAGGAATAGCGATTGTCGGACGAGATCCAGCGCGTCTTCCTGGCGAAATACCGGCTTTGGCAAGCGCGCGAAGCTGGAAAATTCGTCGACCATTGTCCGCAATTGGCCGACCTGCCGCACGATCGTGCTCGTCAGTTCATCGAACAGCTCGCCATCCTGCTCGATCTGGCGGCGATAGCGGCGCTTCAAACGTTCTGTCGCAAGCTGGATGGGGGTCAGTGGGTTCTTGATCTCATGCGCGATTCGGCGGGCGACATCCGACCAGGCGGCTTGCCGCTGATCCAGAAGCTGCCGGGTGATGTCTTCGAACGTAATCACGAAACCGCCGGCGGCCGCAGAGTTCTTCACCGCGAGGGTCAGGATTTCGCCGCCCTTGTCGAAGCTGACGACGCCCTGCCCTATTCCAGACTGCACCAGCGCGCTCATCTGCGGCGCAAGCGCGTCGAGCGACAATCCTTCGGTGCCATCCACCCCGGCAGGCAGCAGGAGCGACTGTGCCGATCCATTCATCAGCAGGATCTGACCATCGGAATCGACCGAAATGATGCCGGCGGTGATCGATTCCAGCAGAGCTTCCATGAAGCTACGCCGATCGTCGAGCTGCAAATTGGCGAGCTTCAGGTCGTCTGTCTGCGATTCGATCTGTGCGGTCATGCGGTTGAATGCACGGTTCAGCAGACCAATCTCGTCGGCCCCCGTGCGACCTTCCACTCGCAGGGAGAAATTGCCTGCCCCAACCTTCCGCGCTGCGGCAACAAGATCGGTCAGTGGCTCCACCTGTCGATCCGCGAACCTGAGCGCGAACCACACGGCAAGCCCCACCAGGAAAAGGCTGACGAAGAAGAGTGCGAGGTTGAAGCGAAGCTGCAGCGCCCTCGCCCGGCTGGTCAGCACGTCATATTGCGACACGACGGAACTTGCCCGCTCCCACTGACTGAACGAGAGCG
This is a stretch of genomic DNA from Erythrobacteraceae bacterium WH01K. It encodes these proteins:
- a CDS encoding sigma-54 dependent transcriptional regulator; this translates as MALEILVVDDEKDIRDLVSGVLSDEGFDCRTAGDSDSALEMIDERRPSLVLLDVWLHGSKMDGLEVLDAIKQREPELPVIIFSGHGNIDTAVSAVSRGAMDFLEKPFEAERLLMLVGRATETERLRRENVQLREGQSASDEFTGNSTAINQVRATLKRVANTGSRVLVTGPAGAGKEVAARLLHAWSPRANHAFVTVNSARITSERFEHELFGEEADGKLVRAGLLEKADGGTLYLDEVADMPLATQARILRVLTEQSFVRVGGSRQIGVDVRVVSSTSRDLQQEIEDKRFREDLFYRLNVVPVTIPSLAERRDDVPALAEHFFTRYASEQGIRPPQITQEAMAALQAYEWPGNVRQLRNVVERTVILSPRDRIEEVQPDMLPAEVTSGKIGGGTGMSTLMGVPLREARENFEREYLGIQIRRFSGNISKTASFIGMERSALHRKLKILGMTERKNDD
- a CDS encoding ATP-binding protein, whose amino-acid sequence is MRRFVVASRRANMFLLLELVTLAAVLGMMATTWAAFRNAPPDGQLLPTGQVAILLVGTMIPAMALLVLCGRRLAIRRAAGSTARLHVRLVFLFSLIAAVPTLLVAGFAAVLFQSGVDFWFSGNSRGLMENANELARGYYEQNQLEVANETVTMAGDLRFYFANTGELDLTNTEFLEDFSYQMQGREINESAVLQAFPDGTLTTAAAFNLREDSQPAERGELALGVFSDQEPVAVFADATRIEAVAPIDAARGIYLYNARNSEALSFSQWERASSVVSQYDVLTSRARALQLRFNLALFFVSLFLVGLAVWFALRFADRQVEPLTDLVAAARKVGAGNFSLRVEGRTGADEIGLLNRAFNRMTAQIESQTDDLKLANLQLDDRRSFMEALLESITAGIISVDSDGQILLMNGSAQSLLLPAGVDGTEGLSLDALAPQMSALVQSGIGQGVVSFDKGGEILTLAVKNSAAAGGFVITFEDITRQLLDQRQAAWSDVARRIAHEIKNPLTPIQLATERLKRRYRRQIEQDGELFDELTSTIVRQVGQLRTMVDEFSSFARLPKPVFRQEDALDLVRQSLFLQEVAHPEIDFRFDARDAGQIEIACDRHQFGQAMTNVLKNAAEAIDAREGAAEPDFRGRVAVTVTADANWLDIAVEDNGIGLPMESESLLEPYVTTREKGTGLGLAIVNKIVEEHGGAMSFARADHGDTGTRVSMRFARQPQMAGQEAAE